One Corynebacterium efficiens YS-314 DNA segment encodes these proteins:
- a CDS encoding nitrate reductase subunit alpha, with the protein MTTTDSKTDSVNPLFKLGSYLRKGKVGSEGQQIFLKGGRRADVFYRNRWAFDKMVRSTHGVNCTGSCSWKVYVKDGVITWESQAVDYPTTGPDMPDYEPRGCPRGASFSWYTYSPTRIRYPYVRGVLVDMYREAKKRHGDPVLAWREIVETPEKRQAYISQRGKGGLIRVQYSEAIEIAAAAHIYTIRNYGPDRIHGFTVIPAMSQVSYGAGTRFLQMIGGVALSFYDWYADLPPSSPQTFGDQTDVPESGDWYNSSYLMMWGSNIPVTRTPDSHFMVEARYRGTKVVVVSPDFADSTKFADEWARINPGTDGALAFAMGHVILKEFHVDRKTPYFLDYMRKYTDAPFLVELDDRGDGTYTPGKFLTAAGAASFDPELADTANATHRLLTIQADGRIVDPGGTVADRWGEEGMGKWNLRQDGVAPVISIADVEGATDTTGTAEVLFPRFDLAPTGTGETGPVGAGVISRGVPTIEVGGRKFTTVFDVMLAHYGVNREELNLPGEWPVDYHDPVMGTPAWQEELTGVPANQAIRIGREFAQNADDSKGRSQIIMGAGVNHYFHADSIYRTFLALTSMCGTQGVNGGGWAHYVGQEKLRPSTGWGLYAFATDWQRPPRQMITTGFYYLTTDQWRYDNTRADRLSSPLANRGSVGDKLTSDTLIESMKRGWMPAYPQFNRNPLVLSQEAEDKGITVQEHIAGQLNSGELEFACEDPDAPENWPRILLNWRTNLMGSSAKGTEFFLRHMLGVDSDATAQELGPDERPASIRWHDKAPEGKLDLMLTTDFRNTSTTLVSDIVLPAATWYEKHDLSTTDMHPFIHSFNAAINPPWETRSDWEVFHDLAKEFSKHAGKWLGTQTDVIAAPIAHDTADELSMPGGIVPDLERAGYVPGRTMAKLIPVERDYTQVYEKWTHMGPLVEKLGTGTHGTPFNVSRQVQEMKLINGTGMTQSAGERPLLNSAVKAIEMILHLSGVSNGEVAAEGFRNQGARVGTDMMDLIAGQEGTRINWDQVKERPMEVITSPEWSADKRNGRRYTAFSINLEYDKPWHTLSGRMHYYLDHDWFIDYGEQLPIFRPPLDKIHINGEMGPGETSTGRDGEPEVSVRYLTPHNKWSIHSQYYDNLHLLTISRGGQVIWMSDRDAAKIGVKDNDWIEAYNRNGVVSARAIVSHRIPEGTVFMNHAQERTTGTPINERTGKRGGTHNSLTRIMIKPIHVAGGYGQLTYGFNYIGPTGNNRDEVTRIRRRSQEVQY; encoded by the coding sequence ATGACTACCACCGACAGCAAAACCGACTCCGTCAACCCCCTGTTCAAACTGGGTAGCTACCTGCGCAAGGGCAAGGTTGGCTCCGAGGGACAGCAGATCTTCCTCAAGGGCGGACGCAGAGCCGATGTGTTCTACCGCAACCGCTGGGCCTTCGACAAGATGGTCCGCTCCACCCATGGTGTCAACTGCACCGGGTCCTGCTCCTGGAAGGTCTACGTCAAGGACGGCGTGATCACCTGGGAGTCCCAGGCCGTGGACTACCCCACCACCGGCCCGGACATGCCCGATTATGAGCCCCGTGGCTGTCCCCGCGGAGCGTCATTCTCCTGGTACACCTACTCCCCGACGCGCATCCGGTATCCGTATGTCCGCGGTGTGCTGGTGGATATGTACCGGGAGGCGAAGAAACGCCACGGTGACCCCGTGCTGGCGTGGCGGGAGATCGTCGAAACGCCTGAGAAACGTCAGGCATATATCTCCCAGCGCGGCAAGGGCGGATTGATCCGTGTGCAGTACAGCGAGGCCATCGAGATCGCCGCGGCCGCACACATCTACACCATCCGCAATTACGGGCCCGACCGCATCCACGGCTTCACCGTCATCCCCGCGATGTCCCAGGTCTCCTACGGCGCCGGCACCCGCTTCCTGCAGATGATCGGTGGTGTGGCCCTGTCCTTCTATGACTGGTACGCCGACCTCCCGCCATCCTCCCCGCAGACCTTCGGCGACCAGACCGACGTTCCCGAGTCCGGGGACTGGTACAACTCCAGCTACCTGATGATGTGGGGGTCGAACATCCCGGTGACCCGCACCCCGGATTCCCACTTCATGGTGGAGGCCCGTTACCGTGGCACGAAGGTGGTCGTGGTCTCCCCCGATTTCGCGGATTCCACCAAGTTCGCCGATGAGTGGGCGAGGATCAACCCCGGTACCGACGGCGCCCTGGCGTTCGCCATGGGCCATGTGATCCTCAAGGAGTTCCACGTCGACCGGAAGACCCCGTACTTCCTCGACTACATGCGCAAATACACCGACGCCCCCTTCCTGGTGGAACTGGATGACCGCGGTGACGGCACCTACACCCCGGGCAAGTTCCTCACCGCCGCCGGCGCGGCCTCCTTCGACCCGGAGCTGGCCGACACCGCCAACGCCACCCACCGCCTGCTGACCATCCAGGCCGACGGCCGGATTGTCGACCCTGGCGGCACCGTCGCCGACCGCTGGGGTGAGGAGGGTATGGGCAAGTGGAACCTCCGTCAGGATGGTGTCGCCCCGGTCATATCCATCGCCGATGTCGAGGGAGCCACCGACACCACAGGCACCGCAGAGGTACTCTTCCCCCGCTTTGATCTCGCCCCCACCGGCACCGGGGAGACCGGCCCGGTTGGCGCGGGCGTCATCTCCCGTGGCGTGCCCACCATCGAGGTCGGCGGCAGGAAGTTCACCACCGTCTTCGATGTCATGCTCGCCCACTACGGTGTCAACCGTGAGGAGCTCAACCTGCCCGGTGAGTGGCCGGTGGACTACCACGATCCGGTCATGGGTACACCAGCCTGGCAGGAGGAACTCACCGGTGTGCCGGCCAACCAGGCCATCCGCATCGGCCGGGAGTTCGCCCAGAACGCCGATGATTCGAAGGGCCGGTCCCAGATCATCATGGGTGCCGGTGTCAACCACTACTTCCACGCCGATTCCATCTACCGCACCTTCCTGGCCCTGACCTCCATGTGTGGCACCCAGGGTGTCAACGGTGGTGGCTGGGCCCACTACGTCGGTCAGGAGAAACTCCGCCCCTCCACCGGCTGGGGACTCTACGCCTTCGCCACAGACTGGCAGCGTCCGCCGCGTCAGATGATCACCACCGGCTTCTACTACCTGACCACCGACCAGTGGCGCTATGACAACACCCGCGCCGACCGTCTGTCCTCTCCTCTGGCCAACCGTGGTTCCGTCGGTGACAAGCTGACCTCGGACACGCTGATCGAGTCGATGAAACGTGGGTGGATGCCGGCCTATCCGCAGTTCAACCGCAACCCGCTCGTACTCTCCCAGGAAGCGGAGGACAAGGGTATCACCGTCCAGGAGCACATCGCCGGGCAGCTCAACTCCGGGGAACTCGAATTCGCCTGCGAGGACCCGGATGCACCGGAGAACTGGCCCCGCATCCTGCTCAACTGGCGCACCAACCTCATGGGTTCCTCCGCCAAGGGCACCGAGTTCTTCCTCCGCCACATGCTCGGTGTTGATTCCGATGCCACCGCACAGGAACTCGGCCCCGATGAGCGCCCGGCCTCCATCAGATGGCACGACAAGGCCCCGGAGGGCAAGCTCGATCTGATGTTGACCACGGATTTCCGCAACACCTCCACCACCCTGGTCTCCGACATCGTGTTGCCCGCGGCCACCTGGTACGAGAAGCATGACCTGTCCACCACGGATATGCATCCGTTCATCCACTCCTTCAACGCGGCCATCAACCCACCATGGGAGACCCGCTCCGACTGGGAGGTCTTCCACGACCTGGCGAAGGAGTTCAGCAAGCACGCCGGGAAGTGGCTGGGCACCCAGACCGATGTCATCGCCGCACCGATCGCCCATGACACCGCTGATGAACTCAGCATGCCCGGCGGCATCGTCCCGGACCTGGAGCGGGCGGGGTATGTCCCCGGTCGGACCATGGCCAAGCTCATCCCGGTGGAACGTGACTACACCCAGGTCTATGAGAAGTGGACCCACATGGGGCCCCTGGTGGAGAAGCTGGGCACCGGCACCCACGGAACGCCTTTCAACGTATCCAGGCAGGTGCAGGAGATGAAGCTGATCAACGGTACCGGCATGACGCAGTCCGCAGGTGAACGACCCCTGCTGAACTCGGCGGTCAAGGCCATCGAGATGATCCTGCACCTGTCGGGTGTGAGCAACGGTGAGGTGGCAGCGGAGGGCTTCCGCAACCAGGGGGCACGCGTGGGCACCGACATGATGGATCTCATCGCCGGTCAGGAGGGCACCCGCATCAACTGGGACCAGGTCAAGGAACGCCCCATGGAGGTCATCACCTCCCCGGAGTGGTCCGCGGATAAGCGCAATGGTCGCCGCTACACCGCGTTCTCGATCAACCTCGAGTACGACAAGCCCTGGCACACCCTCTCCGGGCGCATGCACTACTACCTCGACCATGACTGGTTCATCGACTACGGCGAGCAGCTGCCCATCTTCCGGCCGCCGCTGGACAAGATACACATCAACGGTGAGATGGGACCGGGTGAGACATCAACCGGCCGCGATGGCGAACCTGAGGTGTCCGTCCGTTATCTCACCCCGCACAACAAGTGGTCGATCCACTCGCAGTACTACGACAACCTGCACCTGCTGACCATCTCCCGTGGTGGCCAGGTCATCTGGATGTCGGATAGGGATGCTGCGAAGATCGGTGTGAAGGACAACGACTGGATAGAGGCCTACAACCGCAATGGTGTGGTCTCAGCTCGTGCGATCGTCTCCCATCGCATCCCAGAGGGCACCGTCTTCATGAACCACGCCCAGGAACGGACCACGGGAACCCCGATCAACGAGAGAACCGGCAAACGCGGTGGCACCCACAACTCGCTGACCCGCATCATGATCAAACCGATCCACGTGGCCGGTGGCTACGGTCAGCTCACCTACGGCTTCAACTACATCGGACCAACCGGAAACAACCGCGACGAGGTCACCCGGATCCGTCGCCGCTCCCAGGAGGTGCAGTACTAA
- a CDS encoding nitrate/nitrite transporter, which yields MTELNTKGKTLHGWDPEVPEQWDSRIAWRTLAITTFSLIIGFSVWYLVSAIAPLLNRIGFDLSAAQLYWLTAVPGLAGGILRLVFMFLPARIGTRNLVGFSSALFLIPMFGWFLAVQNANTPYWWLLVLAAMTGIGGGCFSGYMPSTGWFFPKAKSGTALGIQAGVGNLGVSVIQFLGPWVMGFGLLGIGFITPQRTVEGSEVFVHNAAIVLVPWAMLASVLAFLFLKDIPMKVNFRDQLNFFRNKNTWILSIVYMMTFGAFAGFAAQFGLIINNHFGIASPMAEQFPAEALHAGATYAFLGPLISALVRAGWGPLCDKFGGAVWTFVSGVGMIASTVAAAIFLSRAETPDDFYPFLWSMLALFFFTGIGNAGTFKQMPMILPRKQAGGVIGWTGAIGAFGPFVVGVLLSMTPTVTFYWGCVVFFTIATALTWIYYARPNAPFPG from the coding sequence GTGACAGAACTCAACACAAAGGGAAAAACTCTCCACGGGTGGGATCCCGAGGTCCCCGAGCAGTGGGATTCCAGGATCGCCTGGCGCACCCTGGCCATTACCACATTTTCCCTCATCATCGGCTTCAGCGTCTGGTACCTGGTCTCGGCCATCGCCCCGCTGCTCAACCGTATCGGTTTCGACCTCAGCGCGGCCCAGCTCTACTGGCTGACCGCGGTACCGGGACTGGCCGGAGGTATTCTCCGTCTGGTCTTCATGTTCCTGCCCGCCCGCATCGGCACCCGCAACCTGGTGGGGTTCTCCTCAGCCCTGTTTCTCATCCCCATGTTCGGCTGGTTCCTCGCGGTCCAGAACGCCAACACCCCCTACTGGTGGCTGCTGGTCCTGGCGGCCATGACCGGAATCGGTGGCGGTTGCTTCTCCGGGTACATGCCCTCCACCGGCTGGTTCTTCCCCAAGGCCAAGTCCGGCACCGCCCTGGGTATCCAGGCGGGTGTGGGCAACCTCGGGGTCTCCGTGATCCAGTTCCTCGGTCCGTGGGTGATGGGTTTCGGTCTGCTGGGCATCGGATTCATCACCCCGCAGCGCACGGTGGAGGGCAGTGAGGTCTTCGTTCACAACGCCGCCATCGTGCTGGTGCCGTGGGCGATGCTGGCCTCGGTCCTGGCCTTCCTGTTCCTCAAGGACATCCCGATGAAGGTGAACTTCAGGGACCAGTTGAACTTCTTCCGCAACAAGAACACCTGGATCCTCAGCATCGTCTACATGATGACCTTCGGGGCCTTCGCCGGTTTCGCCGCCCAGTTCGGTCTGATCATCAACAACCACTTCGGTATCGCCTCCCCGATGGCAGAGCAGTTCCCCGCGGAGGCGCTGCACGCCGGTGCCACCTACGCCTTCCTCGGCCCCCTCATCAGTGCCCTGGTCCGTGCAGGATGGGGCCCACTGTGTGACAAGTTCGGTGGTGCGGTGTGGACCTTCGTCAGTGGCGTGGGCATGATCGCCTCCACCGTGGCCGCCGCCATCTTCCTGTCACGGGCGGAGACCCCGGATGATTTCTACCCGTTCCTGTGGTCCATGCTCGCCCTGTTCTTCTTCACCGGTATCGGCAACGCCGGCACCTTCAAGCAGATGCCGATGATCCTGCCCAGGAAACAGGCCGGAGGTGTTATCGGATGGACAGGAGCCATCGGCGCATTCGGCCCCTTCGTGGTCGGTGTGCTGCTCTCCATGACCCCCACCGTGACCTTCTACTGGGGCTGTGTGGTCTTCTTCACCATCGCCACCGCCCTGACCTGGATCTACTATGCACGCCCGAACGCCCCGTTCCCGGGATAA
- a CDS encoding MogA/MoaB family molybdenum cofactor biosynthesis protein, with amino-acid sequence MTVQGMELTGAVITVSDRVMSGEREDRVGAVARELLSQAGVEVVSSVTVPEGRDMVAGELESAVNRGIRVIVTTGGTGVGPRNRTPEATEPLLETQLSAVMTQILITGLSTTNQAGLSRGLVGLTTRDSGSSLIVNAPGSPGGVRDALGVVCPLLAPIFERLY; translated from the coding sequence ATGACGGTGCAGGGAATGGAGCTGACCGGGGCAGTCATCACCGTATCGGACCGGGTGATGTCCGGCGAGCGGGAGGATAGGGTAGGTGCTGTCGCCCGTGAACTTCTGTCTCAGGCGGGGGTGGAGGTGGTGTCCTCGGTGACGGTCCCGGAGGGGCGGGACATGGTGGCCGGGGAACTGGAGTCGGCGGTCAACCGTGGGATACGGGTCATTGTCACCACCGGCGGGACCGGTGTGGGCCCGCGCAACCGGACTCCGGAGGCCACAGAACCACTCCTGGAGACACAGCTGTCCGCCGTGATGACCCAGATTCTCATCACCGGACTGTCAACCACCAACCAGGCTGGTCTCTCCCGCGGTCTCGTGGGACTGACCACTCGTGACAGCGGTTCGAGTCTCATCGTCAACGCCCCGGGTTCCCCGGGTGGTGTCCGCGATGCCCTCGGGGTGGTGTGTCCGCTCCTGGCCCCGATCTTCGAGCGTCTCTACTGA
- a CDS encoding molybdenum cofactor guanylyltransferase: protein MNVIILAGGQGTRMGGVDKASVQLNGRRLVDHLLGQLEGHDVIVVSPHPLTGIATTSEQPPFGGPVAGIAAGIAALEQHGDLTAILAVDAPHSARMLPVLRAAIGPADVAVTVAVDGWIQPLCAVWRTPSLIRALARMGEVRDRPVRALLRQADTVVEVPGDGTETDYDTIGELTALGEVELPGGATGQGGTSTGTGQ from the coding sequence ATGAACGTGATCATCCTCGCCGGTGGGCAGGGCACCCGCATGGGTGGGGTGGACAAGGCATCGGTCCAGCTCAATGGGCGGCGCCTGGTGGACCACCTCCTGGGCCAGCTTGAGGGGCATGACGTCATTGTGGTCTCACCCCACCCCCTGACCGGCATTGCCACCACCAGTGAGCAGCCCCCCTTCGGTGGTCCCGTCGCCGGGATCGCCGCCGGGATCGCCGCGTTGGAGCAACACGGTGACCTCACTGCCATCCTGGCCGTGGATGCCCCACACTCCGCAAGGATGCTCCCGGTACTGCGGGCAGCCATCGGCCCTGCGGATGTCGCGGTCACCGTGGCCGTCGACGGGTGGATCCAGCCCCTGTGCGCGGTGTGGCGTACCCCCTCGCTGATCCGGGCACTGGCCAGGATGGGTGAGGTCCGGGACCGCCCGGTCAGGGCGCTGCTCAGACAGGCGGACACGGTGGTGGAGGTCCCCGGTGACGGCACGGAGACGGATTATGACACCATCGGGGAACTGACCGCGCTCGGCGAGGTGGAACTGCCGGGTGGTGCCACCGGCCAGGGTGGGACGTCGACAGGCACAGGTCAGTAG